The stretch of DNA TCTCTAGCATTATATCGAGGTGATGGCTGCCTTTGTTTAAAGGTATTCTCATGTTCTTCATCAACAACTATCAACCCTAAGTTTCGAAAAGGTAAAAAGATTGATGAACGAGTTCCTAAAATAATAGGAAATCGATGACCGTTTAAAACCTCAGTCCATATTTCACCTCTTTCATTGTTGTTAAACTTAGAATGATAAACACCTACCTTATCACCAAAATGTTTACGTAATCGATTTATGATTTGAGTCGTTAGAGCTATCTCAGGCAGAAGATAAAGGACCTGCTCGCCACGTTCAATAGCTTCTTGAATAAGCTTAATAAACACCTCTGTTTTTCCACTAGATGTAACACCATGAAGCAAAACAACATCTTTTGTTTCAAAAGAGTCTTTTATTTGATTCAAAGCATTCTGTTGGTCGTCACTTAAATCAAAAGAAATTAAATCTTCATTTTCATAAGATTCAATTCTAGAAATGGCTTTTTCTTCAATAGAAAAAATTCCTTTTTTTACTAATTCGTTAAGAGTCTGATGGGAAGCTGACGAATACTTCAACAACTTACTCACGGCAATAGAAGTCGAATTATCTTCTTTTATTAAATCCAAAAAAGAATGATAGACTTGCTTTTGTTTATTTGCGTTTTTAAAAATTGAGACATCAACATTTTGGTTTCCAGATGAAACAACACGGATTAATTTAGGTTTATACTGCTCATTAAGCTCTTCTAATAACGAAATTATCTTCCTCTCAAGTAATGACTTGATAGTGGGAAAGATGGTTTTTTGATTCAATATTTTAGAAACTTCATTGAGTGTTAATTCATTTTGAACTTCTAGGGCTTCAACAACTAAAAATTCTTTGTCATTTAAACTTTTTTTGTCAATTTCATCATTTTCTACCTTTAACTTTGTTTCGCTAGAAAGTTTCAATACTGAAGGCAATGCGGAATGCATAACATCTCCTAAACTACAGCAATAATAATTTGCTAACCATTTCCATAGTTCGAACTGTTGAGGTGAAATAATGGGTTGATTATCTAAAACATTTAGTATTGGCTTAGCCCTGTATTTCTTAGGTTCATTATCATGAAGCTTATAGATTATTGCAGTATAAAATTTCTTCTGACCAAATTGAACTACTACTCGCATTCCCTCATGAACACCTTCAAATTCTGATGGCACTTCATACGTAAAAGTATTTTGAAGAGGTAAGGGTAATATGACGTCTACATAAATCACTATCCACAAAGATGTGAAATTGATTAGAATAATCCACAAGAAAAACAATAATATGAGAGCTATTAATGAATTACATTGACATGTCCATTTAG from Flavobacteriales bacterium encodes:
- the priA gene encoding primosomal protein N' encodes the protein MVIYVDVILPLPLQNTFTYEVPSEFEGVHEGMRVVVQFGQKKFYTAIIYKLHDNEPKKYRAKPILNVLDNQPIISPQQFELWKWLANYYCCSLGDVMHSALPSVLKLSSETKLKVENDEIDKKSLNDKEFLVVEALEVQNELTLNEVSKILNQKTIFPTIKSLLERKIISLLEELNEQYKPKLIRVVSSGNQNVDVSIFKNANKQKQVYHSFLDLIKEDNSTSIAVSKLLKYSSASHQTLNELVKKGIFSIEEKAISRIESYENEDLISFDLSDDQQNALNQIKDSFETKDVVLLHGVTSSGKTEVFIKLIQEAIERGEQVLYLLPEIALTTQIINRLRKHFGDKVGVYHSKFNNNERGEIWTEVLNGHRFPIILGTRSSIFLPFRNLGLIVVDEEHENTFKQRQPSPRYNARDTAIKYANILSAKVLLASATPSLESYYNANSDKYGLVTLSKRYGGVKMPEIDIEDIKYVTHRKQMKGAFSPQLLEEIGKSLENKEQVILFQNRRGFAPVSVCKSCGWTANCKSCDVSLTFHKQQQLLKCHYCGYSEHPVNRCKSCGSLDVLIKGYGTEKLEEDLQPYFPKATIKRLDLDTTRKKNAYQSIINDFENRNIDILIGTQMLTKGLDFDHVSLVGIINADALLNFPDFRSYERSYQLMAQVAGRAGRKHKQGKVLIQTYSANHEIIESVKNNDYLQMYQSELSERKAFNYPPFCKLISIIVSHKDYNITNQAARDLAIVLRQSFNNVLGPEYPAVSRVKNRYLKNILVKVGGDLSLHQSKKHIMSVVDKVGKLQQYRSVRFTLDVDPI